One region of Halomonas huangheensis genomic DNA includes:
- a CDS encoding LysR family transcriptional regulator — translation MHWTLDQLTLFVACADHGSFSAAARHAGRAQSVVSTAIANLELDLDCELFDRSTRSPTLTNAGQALLPEARAVIAQCQRLTARAEMLERGEEAQLVVAIDEALVEMPPVDATLEALAERYPSLALTLLYGGEGDVANWVEERTANLGVLLSQERSPGDLDATRIALLRQHWVVGSRHLLAQHRNIGPQQLMRHRQLMIASRRTSGRSAEAAPMSTQCWRLNSFYSMAELATRGLGWAILPEHIAHYPPFRDRLVRLTSSALGQAPSIEVETVIRRDAGQGPIARWLTAQLGERFRAVSEEEKEERRGK, via the coding sequence ATGCACTGGACCCTCGATCAACTGACACTGTTCGTGGCTTGTGCCGACCATGGTTCCTTTTCCGCTGCCGCGCGCCATGCAGGGCGTGCGCAGTCGGTAGTGAGCACCGCCATCGCCAATCTCGAACTCGATCTCGACTGCGAGCTGTTCGACAGAAGTACGCGTTCACCGACCCTGACCAATGCTGGCCAGGCGCTACTGCCGGAGGCCCGAGCGGTAATCGCACAGTGCCAGCGCCTGACGGCCAGGGCTGAGATGCTGGAACGCGGTGAGGAAGCACAGTTGGTTGTGGCAATTGATGAAGCATTGGTGGAAATGCCTCCAGTGGACGCCACTCTCGAAGCACTGGCGGAACGATACCCCTCACTGGCACTGACACTGCTATACGGCGGAGAAGGTGATGTCGCCAACTGGGTCGAGGAGCGAACCGCCAACCTCGGAGTCCTGCTCAGCCAGGAGCGTTCGCCGGGTGACCTGGATGCCACTCGAATCGCCCTGCTGCGACAGCACTGGGTTGTCGGCTCCCGACACCTCCTGGCACAACACCGCAATATCGGCCCACAGCAACTGATGCGGCACCGCCAGCTGATGATTGCCTCCCGCCGCACCTCAGGCCGCTCTGCAGAAGCCGCACCAATGAGTACTCAGTGCTGGCGCCTGAACAGCTTCTACTCCATGGCGGAGCTCGCCACACGAGGCCTGGGCTGGGCCATTCTCCCCGAGCATATTGCCCACTACCCACCATTTCGCGATCGACTGGTGCGTTTGACCAGCAGCGCACTCGGCCAGGCGCCCAGTATCGAGGTGGAAACCGTTATCCGCCGCGATGCCGGACAGGGACCGATTGCACGCTGGCTGACAGCGCAGCTGGGCGAACGCTTTCGGGCGGTAAGTGAAGAAGAGAAGGAAGAGAGAAGGGGTAAATAA
- the trmB gene encoding tRNA (guanine(46)-N(7))-methyltransferase TrmB, whose product MHQASRSISTSQAGPHEDLNRRVSRSLSHVWRKPIAEHTREAFQQAERWRETQGSRGLILDACCGVGMSTRKLAERFPEHCVIGVDRSADRLSRDHGALPDNALLVRADLVDFWRLAIAAEWQPERHYLLYPNPYPKSVQLKMRWQGHPVFPAIVGLGGRLEVRSNWRIYIEEFAIAIAQATGISAPLGPFDPDDDPLTHFERKYHDSGQPLWHLVVDLDYRPGLMPQSTEG is encoded by the coding sequence ATGCACCAGGCATCGCGCAGTATTTCCACCAGCCAGGCTGGGCCTCATGAGGACTTGAACAGGAGGGTGTCACGTTCGCTGTCGCATGTCTGGCGAAAGCCGATTGCCGAGCATACACGCGAAGCTTTTCAACAGGCCGAGCGCTGGCGCGAGACTCAGGGGTCGCGAGGCTTGATTCTCGATGCCTGCTGCGGTGTCGGCATGTCGACGCGCAAGCTGGCTGAGCGTTTTCCCGAGCACTGTGTGATCGGAGTCGATCGCAGTGCCGATCGGTTATCGCGTGACCATGGGGCATTACCTGACAACGCATTGCTGGTGCGTGCTGATCTGGTGGATTTCTGGCGTCTGGCCATTGCTGCCGAGTGGCAGCCAGAGCGTCATTACCTGCTTTACCCCAACCCCTATCCCAAATCCGTACAGCTCAAGATGCGCTGGCAGGGGCATCCCGTGTTTCCGGCCATTGTCGGACTAGGGGGACGACTCGAAGTGCGGTCCAACTGGCGCATCTACATCGAAGAGTTCGCCATCGCCATTGCTCAGGCCACCGGCATCTCCGCTCCGCTGGGTCCCTTCGATCCCGATGACGACCCGCTGACTCATTTCGAGCGCAAGTATCACGACAGCGGACAACCGCTGTGGCACCTGGTAGTCGACCTCGATTACCGGCCGGGGCTGATGCCTCAGAGCACGGAGGGCTGA
- a CDS encoding DMT family transporter encodes MSYFYLALAIVAEVIATSALKASNEFTRLWPSVLVVVGYLSAFYLLTLVLRSVPVGIAYALWAGLGIVLVTLVGIVIYGEKPDLPAIIGMTLIIGGVAVIQVFSSVSAH; translated from the coding sequence GTGAGCTACTTCTATCTGGCTCTGGCGATTGTTGCTGAGGTCATTGCGACCTCGGCACTCAAGGCCTCCAACGAGTTCACACGCCTATGGCCCAGCGTACTGGTGGTGGTCGGCTATCTTTCGGCTTTCTACCTGCTGACGCTGGTGCTGCGTAGCGTGCCAGTCGGTATCGCCTATGCGTTATGGGCGGGTCTGGGCATCGTGCTCGTCACGTTGGTGGGGATCGTCATTTACGGCGAGAAGCCGGATCTGCCGGCGATCATCGGCATGACATTGATCATTGGCGGTGTCGCCGTGATTCAGGTGTTCTCATCGGTATCAGCGCACTGA
- the glnE gene encoding bifunctional [glutamate--ammonia ligase]-adenylyl-L-tyrosine phosphorylase/[glutamate--ammonia-ligase] adenylyltransferase codes for MPSSLETLHCDDIPASLIGDLDKVRERLMASLEQADNLAEMRGMEPPSDVYQALESHRREQLARVLAISSFAGETLVRHPDWLASLDSSGELDRALNADDLRQLLDEALDGAEDEATMHAVLRRFRRARMLGIVWRDLTRPPGVDAWQTGAAMSRLAEVCLEAALSWLEDWLEARWGRPARRDGGDQRLVVLGMGKLGAGELNLSSDIDLIFAYPEKGETEGGRKSLDHAEYFTRLGQKLIAALDAVTNEGFVFRVDMRLRPLGDGGPLVGSFASLASYYQDQGREWERYAMLKARPVAGDLDAGYELLSSIRPFVYRKYLDFGAIESLRELKAMINREVKRKGMESNIKLGPGGIREVEFVVQAFQLIRGGRDTELQVTSLKTALQRLPELGLLPQPVVDELLPDYAFLRDLEHTIQALEDRQTQALPDDDLDRQRVAFALGQHDWIALMERLDEVRERVRRHFDAVISDPEDEAGEDSATSNGLEGWRQLWRGEPEAAEALEILGQAGFEDGDTALKRLTGLSGSRQVQSMQRIGYERLDALMPMLLEAVAESDSPDIALERVLPLIESVLRRTAYLALLRENPDAMGHLMRLCSASPWIAEQIARYPVLLDELLTPDTLYTPADKARLADELRQTLARIPEDDEEAQLEALRVFKHAQLLHVAASDIAGTRHLMKVSDYLTYIAEVVLDAVLVMAWKALTRKHGYPLGEDGEPQGEVPEFLIVGYGKLGGIELGYGSDLDLVFLHDAAGQGETNGARPIDNSVFFTRIGQRIIHLLSAVTPAGSLYEVDMRLRPSGNSGLLVSSLTAFAEYQRDQAWTWEHQALVRARVVAGHERLAERFEDIRREILGRERERKALRTEVVEMRHKMREHLGSTSAQDSAGSFDLKHDPGGMVDIEFLCQYAVLALAHEAPGLLRFSDNMRILETLEEAEYLSADEAQALRDAYLAARAANHSSALTREPARGDSEAFRDHRDVVIKAWRKWMEPEQQG; via the coding sequence ATGCCATCCAGCCTGGAGACACTGCACTGCGATGATATTCCGGCCAGCCTGATCGGCGATCTGGACAAGGTTCGGGAGCGCCTGATGGCCAGCCTGGAGCAAGCTGATAACCTCGCTGAGATGCGTGGCATGGAGCCACCTTCGGATGTCTACCAGGCGCTGGAATCCCATCGACGCGAACAGTTGGCGCGAGTGCTGGCGATATCCAGCTTTGCCGGCGAAACCCTGGTACGCCATCCTGACTGGTTGGCCAGCCTGGACTCCAGCGGTGAGTTGGATCGAGCGCTGAACGCCGATGATCTGCGACAGTTGCTGGATGAAGCGCTGGACGGTGCCGAGGACGAAGCGACCATGCATGCAGTGCTGCGCCGTTTTCGCCGTGCTCGCATGCTGGGCATTGTATGGCGCGATCTTACGCGGCCGCCGGGTGTCGATGCCTGGCAGACCGGTGCGGCCATGTCGCGCCTGGCCGAGGTCTGTCTCGAAGCGGCACTGAGCTGGCTGGAGGACTGGCTGGAGGCTCGGTGGGGCCGCCCAGCGCGGCGAGATGGCGGTGATCAACGCCTCGTGGTGTTGGGGATGGGCAAGCTTGGTGCTGGTGAGCTGAACTTGTCTTCAGACATCGATTTGATCTTCGCCTATCCGGAAAAGGGCGAGACCGAAGGCGGCCGTAAGTCGTTGGATCATGCCGAGTATTTCACTCGGCTTGGCCAGAAACTGATTGCTGCGTTGGATGCCGTGACCAACGAAGGCTTCGTATTTCGTGTCGATATGCGCCTGCGACCGCTGGGCGATGGCGGGCCACTGGTCGGAAGTTTTGCCTCGCTGGCCAGCTACTACCAGGATCAAGGACGCGAATGGGAGCGTTACGCGATGCTCAAGGCGCGCCCGGTAGCCGGTGACCTCGATGCCGGCTATGAGTTGCTGTCGAGTATCCGCCCCTTCGTCTATCGCAAGTATCTCGATTTTGGTGCCATTGAATCGTTGCGCGAACTCAAGGCGATGATCAACCGCGAGGTCAAGCGCAAGGGGATGGAGAGCAACATCAAGCTCGGTCCGGGGGGGATTCGCGAGGTCGAGTTCGTGGTCCAGGCGTTCCAGCTGATACGGGGCGGTCGCGATACCGAACTGCAGGTCACCTCGTTGAAGACGGCATTGCAGCGTCTGCCCGAACTGGGGCTGTTGCCTCAACCTGTCGTCGATGAACTGCTGCCGGATTACGCCTTCCTGCGCGATCTGGAGCATACCATTCAGGCACTCGAGGATCGCCAGACCCAGGCGTTGCCGGATGATGACCTGGATCGCCAGCGTGTGGCCTTTGCGCTTGGTCAGCACGATTGGATAGCGTTGATGGAACGGCTCGACGAGGTGCGTGAACGAGTGCGGCGGCACTTCGATGCCGTGATCAGTGATCCCGAGGATGAGGCTGGCGAAGATTCCGCTACCAGCAATGGACTGGAAGGCTGGCGTCAGTTGTGGCGAGGCGAGCCGGAAGCTGCCGAGGCGCTGGAAATCCTTGGTCAGGCAGGCTTTGAGGATGGTGATACCGCACTCAAACGTCTTACCGGACTGTCCGGTTCACGTCAGGTGCAAAGCATGCAGCGCATTGGCTATGAACGCCTCGACGCCTTGATGCCAATGTTGCTTGAGGCGGTAGCGGAGAGTGATTCGCCGGATATTGCTCTGGAACGCGTATTGCCGTTGATCGAGTCAGTATTGCGGCGGACGGCTTATCTGGCTCTGCTGCGAGAGAACCCCGATGCAATGGGACACTTGATGCGGCTGTGCAGTGCCAGCCCATGGATTGCCGAACAGATTGCCCGCTATCCGGTGCTGCTCGATGAACTGCTGACCCCGGATACGCTTTATACCCCGGCCGACAAGGCACGTCTCGCCGATGAGCTGCGCCAGACCCTGGCACGGATTCCCGAGGACGATGAAGAAGCTCAGCTCGAGGCGCTGCGAGTGTTCAAGCACGCCCAACTCCTCCACGTCGCCGCCTCGGATATTGCGGGTACACGCCATCTGATGAAAGTCAGCGATTATCTGACCTATATCGCCGAGGTGGTGTTGGATGCGGTGCTGGTGATGGCGTGGAAGGCACTGACGCGCAAGCATGGTTACCCTCTGGGCGAGGATGGCGAGCCCCAGGGAGAGGTTCCCGAGTTTCTGATCGTCGGTTACGGCAAATTGGGTGGCATCGAGTTGGGGTATGGCTCGGATCTTGATCTGGTGTTCCTGCACGATGCCGCGGGTCAGGGCGAAACCAACGGTGCACGCCCCATCGACAACAGCGTGTTCTTTACCCGTATTGGGCAGCGGATCATTCATCTGCTGTCGGCGGTGACACCGGCGGGGTCCCTGTATGAAGTCGATATGCGTTTGCGACCTTCGGGGAATTCGGGATTGCTGGTCAGCTCGTTGACGGCTTTCGCTGAATATCAGCGCGATCAGGCCTGGACCTGGGAACATCAGGCGCTGGTTCGGGCGCGAGTGGTGGCGGGGCACGAGCGCCTGGCCGAACGTTTCGAGGACATCCGGCGCGAGATTCTCGGACGCGAGCGCGAGCGTAAGGCATTACGCACGGAAGTCGTCGAGATGCGCCACAAGATGCGAGAGCATCTGGGCTCAACCTCAGCTCAAGACAGCGCTGGCAGTTTCGATCTCAAGCACGACCCGGGTGGTATGGTCGATATCGAATTCCTCTGCCAGTACGCGGTATTGGCGCTCGCGCACGAGGCTCCGGGATTGCTGCGCTTCAGCGACAACATGCGCATCCTCGAAACTCTCGAGGAAGCAGAATACCTGTCCGCAGACGAGGCTCAGGCGTTGCGTGATGCGTATCTCGCCGCGCGTGCCGCCAACCACAGCTCAGCACTGACCCGGGAACCTGCTCGCGGCGATAGCGAAGCGTTTCGTGATCATCGCGACGTCGTGATCAAAGCCTGGCGGAAGTGGATGGAGCCGGAGCAGCAAGGATAA
- a CDS encoding PACE efflux transporter produces the protein MRSFKERLTHMTLFELGGLVIVTPLAAWLSGHDMGEIGILAAGIATAAMLWNLIWNWGFDRMVPSRKRSLTQRFVQALGFELGLLIMTLPAVAWWLNVGLVEAFWLDFGFLLFFLVYAMVFNSAFDRIMLSRLKRST, from the coding sequence ATGCGTTCGTTCAAGGAGCGTCTGACTCATATGACACTGTTCGAGCTGGGTGGACTGGTGATTGTTACACCGCTGGCTGCCTGGCTGAGCGGCCATGATATGGGGGAGATCGGTATTCTGGCGGCAGGTATCGCCACCGCTGCCATGCTGTGGAACCTGATCTGGAACTGGGGTTTTGATCGTATGGTACCGTCTCGCAAGCGTAGCCTGACGCAGCGCTTCGTTCAGGCTCTCGGTTTCGAGCTGGGGTTGTTGATCATGACCTTACCGGCGGTTGCCTGGTGGCTGAATGTCGGGCTGGTGGAGGCTTTCTGGTTGGATTTCGGATTTTTGCTGTTCTTTCTTGTCTACGCCATGGTGTTCAATAGCGCCTTTGACCGCATCATGCTCAGCCGTCTGAAAAGGAGTACATAA
- a CDS encoding diacylglycerol kinase, with the protein MKPGHTGWRHLVHSTRYSLKGLKAAFRNESAFRQELGLCLVLIPLAWWIGDTPVEWILLVGSCFMVLIVELVNSAIESVVDRIGPERHVLSGRAKDIGSAAVMLALIMAALTWVLLAADKYLSI; encoded by the coding sequence ATGAAACCTGGACATACCGGTTGGCGTCACCTGGTGCACTCCACTCGCTATTCTCTGAAGGGGCTCAAGGCGGCTTTTCGCAATGAATCGGCCTTTCGACAGGAGCTCGGGCTATGCCTGGTGCTGATTCCGCTGGCGTGGTGGATCGGGGATACACCGGTGGAATGGATTCTGCTGGTGGGCAGTTGTTTCATGGTGTTGATCGTTGAGCTGGTGAATTCTGCCATCGAAAGTGTGGTCGACCGCATCGGGCCCGAGCGCCATGTGCTGTCCGGCAGGGCCAAGGATATCGGTTCCGCTGCGGTGATGCTGGCGCTGATCATGGCCGCACTGACCTGGGTACTGCTGGCGGCGGACAAGTATCTGAGTATCTGA
- the dacB gene encoding D-alanyl-D-alanine carboxypeptidase/D-alanyl-D-alanine-endopeptidase codes for MSRRSMPFWSYIALSAAMAVLSLTAMASPSRAAGLDHLAELSSQGYRISAEARLLGTGDQQGEVLGSITPDLMLTPASVTKVYTAAASLDAWGPQYRFTTELKSAARPSTDGTLNSDLILEGGGDPSLVSEDLWRLTQRLYQTGVRRVTGNLVVSQALFGPVNCRTTDRCDALERSDNAYSALLTSAGVNYGSWCVQVAPGAVGGPARVTSCNSHEPLFGVDNHVTTGAASSTSGFGAVRVVEDGQERLVLRGSIASNALPQEVYRASGDPARQTAATLKSMLELVGIDIEGTVSVTSDPAPGGATRLAAVDGKPLQEILLRMLNYSNNYMADMLALDLVEAPQAQLDDAGAALEAFVAGVPGHGPVVLESGSGLTVGNRTSAQGVNALNEYMFQRSDLFPLYLAGLQTPTNGPMRFIRRGSSTFQSHVMLKTGTLNQPVAVRAVTGYFRTSSNRWGVFTVMVNGTSSTPYISWSRVLDLVSLDLDRMIANH; via the coding sequence ATGTCGCGTCGATCAATGCCGTTCTGGTCATATATCGCTCTTTCCGCCGCCATGGCTGTCCTGAGTTTGACAGCTATGGCCTCACCTTCCAGAGCGGCAGGCCTCGATCATCTTGCCGAACTGTCCAGTCAGGGTTACCGGATCAGTGCCGAAGCCCGTCTGCTGGGAACCGGGGATCAGCAGGGAGAGGTCCTCGGCAGTATCACCCCGGATCTGATGCTGACACCAGCTTCCGTCACCAAGGTCTACACCGCCGCCGCCTCGCTGGACGCATGGGGGCCGCAGTATCGCTTCACCACGGAACTCAAGAGTGCCGCTCGGCCGTCGACCGATGGCACCCTGAACAGTGATCTGATTCTTGAGGGCGGTGGTGACCCGAGCCTGGTCAGCGAAGACCTCTGGCGTCTCACGCAGCGTTTATACCAGACAGGTGTACGCCGGGTGACAGGTAATCTGGTCGTCAGTCAGGCACTGTTTGGCCCGGTAAACTGCCGCACCACTGATCGCTGTGATGCTCTGGAGCGTTCCGATAATGCCTACAGTGCGCTGTTGACCTCGGCAGGCGTCAACTACGGTAGCTGGTGTGTTCAGGTCGCACCTGGAGCCGTGGGTGGGCCCGCTCGGGTGACCAGCTGCAACAGCCATGAGCCGCTGTTTGGCGTCGATAACCATGTAACTACCGGTGCCGCCAGTTCGACGTCGGGGTTTGGTGCAGTGCGCGTTGTCGAGGATGGTCAGGAGCGTCTGGTACTCAGAGGCAGTATCGCCTCCAACGCCCTGCCACAGGAAGTCTATCGCGCTAGTGGCGATCCGGCGCGCCAGACCGCTGCAACGCTGAAGTCGATGCTTGAACTGGTGGGTATCGATATCGAGGGGACCGTTTCGGTCACCAGCGATCCGGCGCCTGGCGGTGCAACTCGTCTAGCCGCGGTGGATGGCAAGCCGTTGCAGGAAATCCTGTTGCGCATGCTCAATTACTCCAACAACTATATGGCCGATATGCTGGCCCTGGATCTGGTGGAGGCCCCTCAAGCGCAGCTCGATGACGCTGGAGCCGCACTCGAGGCCTTTGTGGCAGGAGTGCCCGGCCATGGTCCAGTGGTGCTGGAAAGTGGCAGTGGTCTGACGGTTGGTAACCGCACCTCAGCCCAGGGCGTCAATGCCTTGAACGAGTATATGTTCCAGCGCTCAGACTTGTTCCCGTTGTATCTCGCCGGCCTTCAGACGCCAACCAATGGGCCGATGCGCTTCATTCGCCGCGGGTCTTCGACGTTCCAGAGCCATGTAATGCTCAAGACCGGAACCTTGAACCAACCGGTCGCCGTACGTGCGGTCACCGGGTATTTCCGCACCAGCAGTAACCGTTGGGGGGTATTTACGGTAATGGTCAATGGGACTTCGAGTACGCCCTATATCAGTTGGTCGAGGGTGCTCGACCTGGTGTCGCTTGATTTAGACCGCATGATCGCCAACCACTGA